CGCAAAGCATTAAAAGGAGAGCTTCCATTATTCCAGAAAGCCCAGGCACTGCAGGAAGAGCTTATGATGTTGATGCCTGAAGAGCCTGGTGACGAGCCGCTTGCACAGGAAAAATATCTGGTGAAAAATGCAAAGAAAATCGGCTTGCTTGCAGCTGGTTTAGCAGCACAGAAGTACGGAAAAGCTCTTGAAAAAGAACAGGAAGTGCTCGTGAACATTGCGGATATTATATCAAATGCTTATGTAATGGAGTCGGTTGTTCTCCGTACGGAAAAGGCTATTGAAAAGGCAGGGCTTGAAAAGAACAAGCAAAAACTTCTTTACACTCAAATCTTCTGCCAGGAAGCATTTAACAAAATCGAGCAGGATGCAAAAGAAACACTTGTGGCAGTAGAAAACGGCGATGCTCTGCGCATGATGATGTCAGCACTTCGCAAATTTACCCGCCACACCCCAATCAACGTCATTGCAAAGAAGCGTGAAGCATCAGAAAAACTGATCGACGCGGAACGTTTTACAGTTTAATTGATCTTAGGCTCTCTTCATCATGAAGGGAGCTTTATTTTTTGCCAAAAATAACCCTTCAAAAATTTTTTTGCCAGAAGGATAATATAGAAATTTGTCGAATATAAATTTGGAGATCAATGTTATGCTTTGTCATCCATTTATGTTACTATTCAATTAAAAGGCAGCAATTTTGGATAAGCCTGAATTTGCTAAAATGGGTGGTGAAAAAATGGCGTTGACTTTTTATTGGTATCCTAAATGCGGGACATGCCGAAAGGCCAAGAAATGGCTTGATGAACATAATCTGTCCTATGAAGAAATACATATAACAGACAATCCGCCTTCTCGAAGCGAACTTGAAACGCTTTATAAAAAGAGCGGTTTAGAACTGAAAAAGTTCTTTAATACGAGTGGTCAAAAATACCGGGAACTCGGACTGAAGGACAAGGTGAAGACCTCTATGGAAGAAGAACTGCTCGATATTTTGGCAACAGACGGCATGCTGATTAAGCGTCCGCTGCTGACAGATGGAGAAAAGGTAACAGTGGGCTTCAAAGAAGAGGAATATGAAAAGACATGGCTTTCCTAAGCGCTGGACTTTAGCCTTTTAAGCCATATTTAACCATGAGATCGATTTACTGATCATAAATTGAAATATTAATTTGGAGGGATACATAATGAGCACACCAAAAGAATTACGTTATTCAGAAGAGCATGAGTGGGTAAAAACAGAAGATGGGAAAGTACGTATCGGGATTACGCATTTCGCGCAATCAGAACTTGGTGACATCGTATTTGTTGAGCTTCCTGAAGTTGGCGATGAGCTAAATGCAAACGAGCCATTCGGAAGCGTAGAATCTGTAAAAACAGTTTCTGAACTTTATGCGCCATTAAGCGGTAAAGTGGTTGAAGTAAATGAAGACCTTAACGACAACCCTGAATTCGTAAACGAATCCCCATATGAAAAAGCATGGATGGTTGTGGTGGAGCCTTCAGATTTAAGCGAAGTAGAGAGCTTGATGACTGCTGAGCAATATGAAGAAATGACAAACGAAGACTAATGTATGAAAGCCGGTTCTATAAGAACCGGCTTTCATGCTGTTTATGTAACTGAGGGGCTGATCAAGGGTTCTGCTATTAGAATTTGTATCTATGTACTTCGAAACCTGTCTAGCTCCAGCGCCTACCCCCTCGAGGTCACAAGCTTGTCTAGTTGCGGCTCCTAGGGACTCGAGACATAAGCCAATCCCTTCCAGAAGGAAAGAACACCTTCTTGCAGGGCTCGTCTTATGCTTGTCGTCCCTGAGCAATCGCCTCCACATTTCGGTTTGTCTAGTTGCGGCTCCTGGGGACTCGGAAGCATAAGCCGATTCCTTTCAGAAGGAAAAACGCCTTCTTACAGGAACCGTCTTATGCCTGTCGTGCCTGGGCAGTCGCCTCCACATTTCAGGCAATCCTCCCAAAAAGGCAAAGGACGCCTTTCTGTAAGGCTCGTCTTGTGATTGTCGGGGTGGACAAGGCGCTTGCGCTTTTCTAACTGGCTTTAATTGCTATTTTTTCTTTTGCAGAGAAAGGGCAAACTATAGATACCCAAAAGCATGAAAGGATTGGTTACCCATGACATTGAATCAGCAGAAAATCGATATTACAGATCGGGTTGTCGGCAAGCTTAAAAGTAATGGGATTGATCTTTATCTTGAGAACGAAAAAATTGGCCAAATCAGCCTTCCTGAAGGCTCTTCCTTTAACCTGGCCCATCATTTTGAGACCGACCACCAAAAAATATATCAGAATGTCTCCGTTCCAGATAAAGCGCAAGAGCGCTACACAGACTGTGACGAAGGCGGCTGGTGCTGACTACTGTAAACAGCGGAATGGATTCCGCTGTTTATTTAATAGGATAAAGCAATATTACCGGGCATACAATGAAATAGGCTGTTTAAGAGTACTACAATGATTATTTTTCTTCAAAAATATTTCCTTTATCAAGCTGTAGAATAATATGTAAAATCAGCGCAGTCCTAACCTCCAATATGGGCAGGAGATTCACACCATAACCGAGAATATTGAATATATTAAGATAAGTACCAATGTAAGACTGGTTTTTTAAATTTGGCTGTTTTGTAAACTTTGCTTACGATAAACTAAGTTTGTCAACTGAGTTGATTGGGGCGGAGGGCACTTGATCCTCGAAAAAGCTTCCGCATTTTCTTTGTACAGATGCTAATTCAGGAAGCTTATTCAATATCCTGCAGGAGGCTCTCATTTCTCCCAGCGGAAATCAACGGGATATTTACAATCTAAGATCAATCTCATGAGTAAACAGCTAACATTAAAGCAACAGTTTCAAAATAACTCCTTTCAGGTGATGACGATGAACGAGGGAATTCCGGAAAAAGTTATTATTGTCGAGGGAAAGTCAGATAAAACGAAGGTTAAAAACATAATAAGAGAACCTGTAGAGATTATCTGCACAAATGGAACAATAAGCATTACCAAGCTGGATGAATTAATTGACACACTGTTTGATAAGGATGTATATATATTGGTGGATGCCGATTCAGCCGGTGAAAAGCTGAGAAAACAGTTTAAAAGGGAATTTCCAGAGGCAGAGCATCTATACATCGATAGAATGTACAGAGAAGTAGCGACAGCACCGGAACATCATTTGGCTACAGTGCTGCTGGGAGCTAATATTGACGTTTATACACAATATTTAGACAGATAAAGTAAGGATGATAAAATGCAGGAATGGTCGCAGCTGGAGATTGAGGAAGCGGTTAACGGGCAAGAAACTGCCCTTATCTATTTGTACACGCCTATGTGCGGAACCTGTCAGATGGCAGGAAAGATGCTGACAGTTACAGAACAATTGCTGCCTGATCAAAAGATTGGGAAAGCGGACTTAAATTATATGCCGCAATTGGCTGAACAATGGGGAGTGGAAAGCGTACCTTGTCTTCTCATCTTTAAAGAAGGAAATTTACAGGAAAAATTATATGCATTCCGATCAGTTCCCTATTTGTTGGATAGAATCAGAAGCATCTATTGAGAAAGCCAGGAGCAAAGCTTCCTGGTTTTTTGCATTTTAAAAAAATATAGAAATTCGCCTTTTCAATATTCTAAATATATTTACAAAATCCTTTTGAAAGAGTATGATACTTAGGGAATCGAAATAAACATACAGTGCAGGAAGGGATCCGGATGGCATTTTACAAGGAGTGGGCAGGCCAATTTAAAGGCTATAACCGCAATATAAAATTGGCTTTTATGGCGAATATCCTTACACAAATAGGCTTTGGGATATTCATGGTAATCTATAATTTTTACATAAGGGAGCTTGGCTACTCCGAAAGTGTGAATGGGCAAATCATATCTATGACTGCACTCGCCACAGCACTGATTCTTGTGCCGGCAGGAATCGCAAGCGACCGAATTGGAAGAAAAAGAGCGATGCTGTTCGGGGCTGTTGCAACGGGTGTCGCTATGCTTTTCAGAAGTATGGTTGAAATGCAGGAACTCCTGATTTTATTTGCCTTTTTTACAGGGCTGACTACAGCATTTCTGCAAGTATCCGGCATACCATGGCTGGCTGAGAATTCTAAGGCTGACCAAAGGGTTCATTTATTCAGCATCCATTTTGCCATTATGACGGGTGCAAATGTAATCGGAAACTTAAGCGGAGGCATCTTTACGGATGTATTTTCTTTATTTGTGGACCAGCTCACCAGCATCCGGATTACACTTCTGATTGCAAGTGTTTTCTTCATAGCAGGCCTTGTTCCCATCCTTCGTTTCGCAGAAGCTCCGAAAGATAAAAACGATGTAAGAGGCATAAAAGGTTTTTCGTTCAAAAACCTATCCGCTAATAATGAAGGCGTCAAAATTATCGCCATGTTTGCTTTTGCGCAGCTGCTGATAGGAATTGGAGCAGGACTGGTTATCCCTTATCTAAATCTATACTTCGCAGACCGTTTTGAAGCTTCCAATTCAGCCATTGGCATTATTATTTCATTAGGGCAGGCTGCCACAGCTTTTGCTATGATTATCGGCCCGGTTGTGGTAAGGAAGGTGGGAGAAGTCAGAGCAGTTGTAATCCTGCAGCTCATGTCACTTCCTTTTCTGCTTTTAACTGCTTATACAGAGAATCTTTGGCTGGCTGCCATCGGCTTTTTGTTCCGGCAGGCATTAATGAATGCTGGAAACCCAATACAAATGTCGCTGATGATGTCTAGGGTAAATGATTCGATGAAAGGGCTGGCAAACTCCGTTAATCAGATGGTTTTCAATCTGGGCTGGGCTGTAATGGGGCCTATTTCAACAGGAATTGTCATGAGATATGGAGATTATTGGGGATATGCACTCGTATTCTCCATTACAGCTTCTTTATATTTGATTGGCTCTCTCTATTTTTTCTTTGTTTTCAAAAACTATAAAAAGACAAAAACTGCATCACCTTCCGTAAAAACAGTATAATCTGACATATTTCTCGGGAAATGAAAGACAATGCCTAATAAACAGGTATTGTCTTTCTGGTTCTTCCAGAATTAATAAATTTGAAATGCGAGAACTGTCTGGCTCCAGCGATCTTCTGATTTTGTCGAAAGAAAATTA
This window of the Cytobacillus pseudoceanisediminis genome carries:
- a CDS encoding thioredoxin family protein; the encoded protein is MQEWSQLEIEEAVNGQETALIYLYTPMCGTCQMAGKMLTVTEQLLPDQKIGKADLNYMPQLAEQWGVESVPCLLIFKEGNLQEKLYAFRSVPYLLDRIRSIY
- a CDS encoding YusG family protein codes for the protein MTLNQQKIDITDRVVGKLKSNGIDLYLENEKIGQISLPEGSSFNLAHHFETDHQKIYQNVSVPDKAQERYTDCDEGGWC
- a CDS encoding MFS transporter — protein: MAFYKEWAGQFKGYNRNIKLAFMANILTQIGFGIFMVIYNFYIRELGYSESVNGQIISMTALATALILVPAGIASDRIGRKRAMLFGAVATGVAMLFRSMVEMQELLILFAFFTGLTTAFLQVSGIPWLAENSKADQRVHLFSIHFAIMTGANVIGNLSGGIFTDVFSLFVDQLTSIRITLLIASVFFIAGLVPILRFAEAPKDKNDVRGIKGFSFKNLSANNEGVKIIAMFAFAQLLIGIGAGLVIPYLNLYFADRFEASNSAIGIIISLGQAATAFAMIIGPVVVRKVGEVRAVVILQLMSLPFLLLTAYTENLWLAAIGFLFRQALMNAGNPIQMSLMMSRVNDSMKGLANSVNQMVFNLGWAVMGPISTGIVMRYGDYWGYALVFSITASLYLIGSLYFFFVFKNYKKTKTASPSVKTV
- a CDS encoding arsenate reductase family protein — its product is MALTFYWYPKCGTCRKAKKWLDEHNLSYEEIHITDNPPSRSELETLYKKSGLELKKFFNTSGQKYRELGLKDKVKTSMEEELLDILATDGMLIKRPLLTDGEKVTVGFKEEEYEKTWLS
- the gcvH gene encoding glycine cleavage system protein GcvH; translated protein: MSTPKELRYSEEHEWVKTEDGKVRIGITHFAQSELGDIVFVELPEVGDELNANEPFGSVESVKTVSELYAPLSGKVVEVNEDLNDNPEFVNESPYEKAWMVVVEPSDLSEVESLMTAEQYEEMTNED
- a CDS encoding toprim domain-containing protein — encoded protein: MNEGIPEKVIIVEGKSDKTKVKNIIREPVEIICTNGTISITKLDELIDTLFDKDVYILVDADSAGEKLRKQFKREFPEAEHLYIDRMYREVATAPEHHLATVLLGANIDVYTQYLDR